From one Eucalyptus grandis isolate ANBG69807.140 chromosome 9, ASM1654582v1, whole genome shotgun sequence genomic stretch:
- the LOC104424874 gene encoding probable protein phosphatase 2C 52, with amino-acid sequence MGGCVSTSSRSTCSSGSNGETTLPPCMGFGFCGQKRTKRTYSERHVAQQHLPSIPNRVFMNGKSRTSCIFTQQGRKGINQDAMVVWEDFMEEDMTFCGVFDGHGPYGHLVARKVRDVLPVKLQSFLHSCNSKQNESGLTCFSGNARKTDAGDCEDDGTAEDKLNSIWREAFLKSYKAMDKELRSHPHLDCFCSGSTAVTIVKQGLNLFMGYIGDSRAVLGSKDSNDSMVATQLSVDMKPDLPREAERIKRCKGRVFALQDEPEVSRVWLPFDDAPGLAMARAFGDFCLKEYGVISIPEFSHRVLTERDQFVVLASDGVWDVLSNEEVVEIVASAPSRSSAARILVDSAAREWKLKYPTSKMDDCAVVCLFLDGKMDSESDYEEQGFSSATLQSNHSGNALESDDGQKAEPSLQRNFTVRSSEESDNYGKIPVESEGNGEPVAAEDQDWSGLEGVTRVNSLVQLPRFSEERPVL; translated from the exons ATGGGTGGCTGTGTGTCGACCAGTAGTCGGAGCACTTGTAGTAGCGGGAGCAATGGAGAGACGACATTGCCTCCTTGTATGGGATTCGGGTTTTGCGggcagaaaagaacaaagagaaCTTATTCAGAGCGTCATGTTGCACAGCAGCATCTACCTTCTATACCCAACCGGGTTTTCATGAATGGAAAGAGCCGAACTTCGTGTATATTTACTCAGCAGGGGCGGAAGGGCATTAATCAGGACGCGATGGTTGTGTGGGAA GATTTTATGGAAGAAGATATGACGTTTTGTGGTGTTTTTGATGGCCATGGGCCTTATGGTCATCTTGTTGCCCGCAAAGTGAGGGATGTCCTTCCCGTAAAGCTTCAATCATTTTTGCACTCCTGCAATTCCAAGCAAAACGAATCGGGCTTAACCTGTTTCAGTGGGAATGCAAGGAAAACGGATGCAGGTGATTGTGAGGATGATGGCACGGCAGAAGACAAGCTGAATTCTATATGGAGAGAGGCCTTCTTAAAGTCATATAAGGCTATGGATAAAGAGCTCAGGTCCCATCCTCACTTGGATTGCTTCTGTAGTGGCAGCACAGCTGTGACAATCGTTAAACAG GGTTTGAATCTCTTTATGGGATATATTGGTGACTCTCGGGCAGTCCTAGGATCCAAGGACAGTAATGATTCAATGGTGGCAACCCAGCTCTCTGTGGACATGAAGCCAGATTTGCCTA GAGAGGCTGAAAGGATCAAACGGTGTAAAGGCAGGGTATTTGCATTGCAAGATGAGCCTGAAGTGTCTCGCGTTTGGTTGCCGTTTGATGATGCCCCAGGGTTAGCAATGGCTAGAGCTTTTGGTGATTTCTGTTTGAAGGAGTATGGCGTAATATCAATACCTGAATTTTCTCACCGGGTGCTTACAGAAAGGGATCAGTTTGTCGTCCTTGCTTCAGATGGG GTTTGGGATGTTCTTAGCAATGAAGAGGTGGTGGAGATAGTGGCTTCTGCTCCGAGCCGGTCATCAGCTGCAAGGATCCTGGTGGATTCAGCTGCCCGGGAATGGAAACTCAAGTACCCAACTTCAAAAATGGACGACTGTGCtgttgtttgtttgtttctaGATGGAAAAATGGACTCAGAATCTGATTATGAAGAACAAGGTTTTTCTTCGGCAACATTACAGAGCAATCACTCAGGCAATGCATTAGAATCAGATGATGGGCAGAAGGCTGAGCCATCTCTGCAGAGGAACTTCACAGTAAGATCCTCGGAAGAAAGCGATAACTATGGAAAGATCCCTGTAGAATCTGAAGGAAATGGGGAACCTGTCGCAGCTGAAGACCAGGACTGGTCGGGTTTGGAAGGTGTCACACGAGTCAACTCGCTGGTCCAACTGCCCAGATTTTCCGAGGAAAGGCCAGTTCTTTGA